Proteins from a single region of Candidatus Binatia bacterium:
- a CDS encoding aspartate/glutamate racemase family protein: MGHKGIDATDAQLEDVSAVASREPVLGLVVGVGFGAGVFYYKRIAKALGEGSRGGLMLAHADLRRVLDAVGAADIAGLTEYLNTMVAALANAGATLSAISSVTTHAYISQLTPIAPIPIISIFDSVKTELETAPGRRIALFGTRYVIETDMFGSLPGVDIVRPTEAEVARIDGAYQGLAVRGYGTAEDRETFNRIGSALSKREGVDVILLAGTDLSMLYESQEPAFPSLDCSVVHIRAILERFIKA, translated from the coding sequence GTGGGACATAAGGGCATCGATGCGACAGATGCCCAACTCGAAGACGTGAGCGCTGTGGCATCAAGGGAACCGGTTCTCGGGCTCGTCGTAGGCGTCGGCTTTGGCGCCGGAGTGTTCTACTATAAGCGAATCGCGAAGGCGCTAGGGGAAGGCTCTCGCGGAGGCTTAATGCTTGCGCACGCCGATCTTCGCAGGGTTCTTGACGCCGTTGGCGCCGCCGATATTGCGGGCCTGACGGAATACCTGAATACCATGGTTGCCGCGCTAGCGAACGCCGGTGCCACCTTATCCGCGATTTCTTCGGTTACGACGCACGCCTACATTTCGCAATTAACGCCCATTGCGCCCATTCCAATTATCAGTATTTTCGACAGTGTAAAGACCGAGCTTGAAACGGCTCCCGGAAGGCGCATCGCTCTTTTCGGAACCCGTTACGTTATCGAGACCGACATGTTTGGAAGCCTTCCTGGTGTGGATATTGTGCGACCGACAGAGGCTGAAGTGGCTCGGATTGACGGAGCGTACCAGGGACTTGCGGTTCGGGGGTATGGTACTGCCGAGGATCGAGAGACGTTCAATCGCATAGGCTCGGCGCTGAGTAAGCGGGAGGGCGTTGACGTGATTTTGTTGGCTGGAACCGATTTGTCCATGCTTTATGAATCGCAAGAGCCGGCATTTCCATCCCTGGACTGTTCAGTCGTTCATATTCGTGCGATCTTGGAGAGGTTCATCAAAGCGTGA
- a CDS encoding SDR family oxidoreductase, which yields MDLQLAGRVALVTGASSGIGEAVALSLAKEGAHLALASRRQERLGEVADAARKLGAPSVRTFHFDQTDDASGAELASNVLSTLGPIDVLIANGGGPKPGTYLQVSLGDWDHGYRSVLRSMLSLVDKTLPGMRAKGWGRIVALTSMSVKEPIPNLVLSNSFRTALTAALKTLSGEVASEGVTINCIATGRILTDRLRQLYDNDEDALRSAAQREVPMRRPGTPSEFAPLVTFLCGEPASYITGQTIAIDGGYIKSLY from the coding sequence GTGGATCTTCAGCTTGCCGGCCGCGTCGCCTTAGTGACCGGCGCAAGTTCTGGAATCGGCGAAGCCGTCGCGCTCTCGCTGGCTAAGGAAGGTGCACACCTGGCTCTTGCCTCCCGGCGACAGGAGCGCCTCGGTGAAGTTGCGGATGCTGCGCGAAAACTCGGAGCGCCTTCCGTTCGAACATTTCACTTCGATCAAACTGATGACGCATCTGGGGCTGAACTCGCCTCGAACGTTTTGAGCACGCTGGGCCCGATCGACGTCCTGATCGCAAACGGTGGTGGACCTAAGCCCGGGACCTACTTACAGGTGTCGCTTGGGGATTGGGACCACGGCTACCGTTCAGTTCTTCGCAGCATGCTTTCACTTGTCGATAAGACATTGCCCGGAATGCGCGCCAAGGGCTGGGGTCGCATCGTCGCTCTTACGTCGATGTCCGTTAAAGAGCCGATCCCGAATCTGGTCCTTTCGAATTCCTTTCGAACGGCCCTAACAGCAGCGCTGAAAACGCTCTCGGGAGAGGTTGCATCCGAAGGGGTTACCATCAACTGTATAGCCACGGGACGCATTCTCACGGATCGGCTACGGCAGTTGTACGACAACGACGAAGACGCGCTTCGTTCCGCCGCGCAGCGCGAGGTTCCGATGCGCCGGCCGGGGACCCCTAGCGAGTTCGCTCCGCTCGTCACGTTCCTCTGCGGCGAGCCGGCGAGCTACATCACCGGACAAACGATTGCGATCGACGGTGGCTACATTAAGTCACTGTATTAA
- a CDS encoding RidA family protein yields MANVSESIERLTPGPRLSQGVVHGGLLYTAGQVDKESADVGEQTKNVLAKVDALLAQAQSSKSQLLSANIWLSDMAAFDDMNRVWERWIDPNNPPARATVESRLAAPEYKVEIAVIAVAGKAR; encoded by the coding sequence TTGGCTAACGTTAGCGAATCGATCGAAAGGCTGACGCCGGGCCCACGCCTGAGCCAAGGTGTCGTGCACGGTGGACTACTATACACCGCAGGCCAGGTCGATAAGGAATCTGCCGACGTAGGCGAGCAGACAAAGAACGTGCTGGCGAAGGTCGACGCTCTCCTGGCGCAGGCGCAGAGCTCGAAATCACAATTACTGTCGGCAAACATTTGGCTTTCGGACATGGCGGCGTTCGATGACATGAACCGCGTGTGGGAGCGTTGGATCGATCCGAACAATCCTCCGGCTCGCGCAACGGTCGAGAGCAGGCTCGCGGCGCCGGAATATAAAGTCGAAATCGCAGTCATCGCCGTGGCCGGCAAGGCACGATAG
- a CDS encoding PLP-dependent aminotransferase family protein: MLNENIRKLHLQSYESSRTMEQVASNRLPISRKSGPMLTPAALSQILGTWLHGKGPLRVRLKGAVEKAIVDGLIVDGTRLPSERGFADAGGVSRSTIVSAYDMLEEDGLLERRRGSGSIVRTAAARSQMTSRRDAELTALSSGMILQEPEDIVDLSLSWPDLPIEFFPYLHSPTLVELHDFQCPSIHAPAGLPRLRERIAQQYSVAGIPTLADNIIVTTGSQQGLSLAASLLVSPGETVAIEQPTYFVALDAFRAMGARLRAFPPGFTDHSLQQEMATSSFRALYCIPTFQSPTGHVMSEHARRTLVNLAREHDVPILEDCALETTAFSGSTPRSLAYFDPENVVSVGSLSLVFWPGIHLGWIRASASIAARLGRLKVLSDLGTSVPSQVLALRVLESFDQIATFRRRQLEDNCDLFCQRLAEQLPQWQFKKPSGGLCLWVRLPFGDATSFAQFAAREGVRILPGSSMTVDGSCTEYVRLSYTACPAIIEAGIVRLASAWRRYASTRASINRALDSP, encoded by the coding sequence GTGCTCAACGAAAATATCCGGAAACTGCATTTACAATCTTACGAAAGTTCTCGAACTATGGAACAGGTCGCATCAAACAGGTTGCCCATATCGCGCAAGAGTGGACCGATGTTGACGCCTGCGGCACTGAGCCAAATCCTCGGAACCTGGCTGCACGGGAAAGGCCCTCTTCGCGTACGGCTCAAAGGCGCCGTTGAGAAGGCGATTGTGGACGGGCTCATCGTCGATGGCACGCGCCTGCCGTCGGAGCGTGGGTTCGCCGATGCCGGCGGCGTGAGTCGTAGTACGATCGTTTCCGCGTACGACATGCTCGAGGAAGACGGGCTGCTAGAGCGACGGCGCGGGAGCGGAAGTATCGTGCGGACGGCCGCCGCGCGGAGCCAGATGACATCGCGACGAGACGCCGAGCTCACCGCCCTTTCGTCCGGAATGATACTCCAGGAGCCAGAAGACATCGTAGATTTGAGCTTGAGCTGGCCCGACTTACCAATCGAGTTTTTCCCGTATTTGCACAGCCCGACTCTTGTGGAGTTGCACGACTTTCAATGTCCCTCGATACATGCGCCGGCCGGCCTGCCGCGCCTTCGAGAGCGAATCGCGCAGCAGTATTCCGTCGCTGGGATTCCGACCCTCGCCGACAACATTATCGTTACGACGGGTTCGCAACAAGGCCTCAGTCTCGCGGCGTCGTTGTTGGTCAGCCCGGGCGAAACCGTAGCAATCGAGCAGCCGACATATTTCGTTGCGCTTGACGCATTCAGAGCTATGGGAGCGCGCCTGCGCGCCTTCCCACCGGGTTTCACGGACCACTCGTTACAACAGGAAATGGCAACCTCATCGTTTAGAGCGTTGTACTGCATCCCGACCTTTCAGAGTCCGACCGGACACGTTATGTCCGAACATGCGCGACGCACGCTCGTGAATCTCGCGCGCGAACACGACGTGCCGATACTGGAGGACTGTGCCCTCGAAACCACGGCGTTCAGTGGTTCGACGCCGAGGTCCCTCGCGTATTTTGATCCCGAGAATGTCGTATCCGTTGGATCGCTCAGCCTGGTCTTTTGGCCAGGGATCCACCTTGGATGGATCCGCGCCTCTGCGAGCATTGCTGCCCGCTTGGGTCGACTGAAAGTGCTGTCTGATTTAGGAACGTCCGTTCCTTCGCAAGTTCTCGCCTTGCGCGTCCTTGAGTCGTTCGACCAGATCGCCACGTTTCGCCGGCGCCAGCTTGAAGACAACTGCGATCTTTTTTGCCAGCGACTAGCTGAGCAGCTGCCGCAATGGCAGTTTAAAAAGCCGTCCGGTGGACTATGCCTGTGGGTGCGACTACCATTTGGAGATGCGACATCCTTTGCGCAGTTTGCCGCGCGTGAGGGCGTGCGTATCCTTCCCGGCAGTTCCATGACTGTAGATGGGTCTTGTACGGAATACGTCCGACTTTCGTATACCGCTTGCCCGGCGATCATCGAGGCCGGCATCGTGCGTCTCGCATCGGCCTGGCGCCGATACGCGAGCACGCGCGCTTCCATTAACCGGGCCCTCGACAGTCCTTAA
- a CDS encoding 5-carboxymethyl-2-hydroxymuconate isomerase: MPHLILEYSSNLSSDAAMNQLLGKLHDALGSIESFESDRIKSRALRFNAYRIGADDRRGFVHATVLFSPGRPEALRRELVKKLLTIIISEVRSASGSFSSSVEIRQFEPGMYATERDER, translated from the coding sequence ATGCCGCACCTTATTTTGGAGTACTCGAGCAATCTCTCTAGCGACGCCGCGATGAACCAGCTTCTGGGCAAGTTGCACGATGCTCTGGGGAGTATTGAGAGTTTCGAGAGCGACCGAATCAAGAGCCGGGCTCTCCGGTTCAACGCCTACAGAATCGGCGCCGACGACCGCCGCGGATTCGTGCACGCAACGGTTTTGTTCTCTCCCGGCCGGCCCGAGGCGCTGCGACGCGAACTGGTGAAAAAGCTGCTGACAATTATCATTAGCGAGGTGCGCAGTGCCTCAGGGAGCTTCTCGTCCAGCGTCGAGATCCGGCAGTTCGAGCCGGGGATGTACGCTACGGAGCGGGACGAGCGATGA
- a CDS encoding PhzF family phenazine biosynthesis protein, whose protein sequence is MDLSYYLVDVFTAVPLLGNPLAVFPDATGVDSGTMQRIARELNLSETTFILPRESNERRTRVRIFTPGAELQFAGHPTLGTAFVMRALGIVPRNSKHFVLQENVGDVAVRVDNGEDPIIWLTTPPIEKLAEYPRERCAAMVGLQPGQLAADVPCELLSAGNGFIFVAVDRPAFVDQARLDMAVFEHIVKGRSTPTSVLVFAATDQGAYSRMFGPQLGVAEDPATGSATGPLALFMMKYGLAQSGDGTRLVSEQGTQMGRRSFLHVHVNGERGAAGIEVGGHVVELAQGVMRIPVPSVAAA, encoded by the coding sequence ATGGACTTGTCCTATTACCTCGTCGACGTCTTTACGGCGGTTCCCCTCCTGGGGAATCCGCTTGCCGTCTTCCCGGACGCTACCGGAGTCGACTCTGGAACGATGCAGAGGATAGCGCGCGAGCTGAACCTGTCCGAAACGACCTTCATACTTCCGCGAGAGTCAAACGAGCGCCGGACGCGCGTGCGCATCTTTACACCTGGCGCCGAACTGCAGTTCGCGGGTCATCCGACGCTTGGTACGGCGTTCGTAATGCGCGCGCTCGGCATCGTGCCGCGCAACTCCAAGCACTTTGTTCTCCAAGAAAATGTTGGTGACGTTGCCGTCCGAGTCGACAACGGCGAGGATCCGATTATTTGGCTCACGACGCCTCCTATCGAGAAGCTCGCGGAATACCCGCGTGAACGTTGTGCGGCGATGGTCGGTCTTCAACCGGGTCAACTCGCTGCGGACGTTCCTTGCGAGCTTCTCTCCGCCGGGAACGGCTTTATCTTCGTAGCCGTCGATCGACCCGCGTTCGTCGACCAAGCGCGCTTAGATATGGCGGTCTTCGAGCACATCGTCAAGGGCCGCTCGACGCCGACGTCCGTGCTCGTCTTCGCGGCTACCGATCAAGGAGCGTATTCGCGCATGTTTGGACCACAGCTCGGCGTCGCAGAAGATCCGGCAACCGGAAGTGCTACCGGTCCCTTAGCGCTTTTTATGATGAAATACGGCCTCGCGCAAAGCGGTGATGGTACACGCCTTGTTAGCGAGCAGGGAACCCAAATGGGCCGGCGGAGCTTCCTGCACGTACATGTGAACGGCGAGCGGGGTGCCGCCGGCATTGAAGTCGGGGGGCATGTTGTCGAGTTGGCACAGGGCGTCATGCGCATTCCGGTTCCGTCGGTCGCAGCCGCGTAA